The DNA window TGTCGGCGGCTCGTAGATGGCGGATTACGCTACGCTAATCCGCCCTACGTGCCTCCGGAGCGGCTCTCGCTTCAACACCCCGGCGCCTGAAGCCACGTGTTACACGTAGGGCGGATTAGGCGGCACGCCGTAATCCGCCAAGCGCCGCCAACGCCGTTTGCTTATACCAAGCGCCCGGCCGCGATGGTGATGGTGCGGCCGCAACGCGCCGCCATCGACTGGTCGTGGGTGACCAACACCAGCGTCGAACCGTGCTGACGGTTCAATTCGAACATCAATTTGATGACCGACTCGCCGGTGGCCGCGTCCAGGCTGCCGGTCGGCTCGTCGGCGAACAACAGCGGGGGCTCGGTGACGAAGGCGCGCGCCAGCGCCACCCGCTGCTGCTCGCCGCCGGACAGATATTTGGGATAATGCTTCAAGCGGCTGCCAAGGCCAACCCGATCCAGCATCGCCTCGGCCTTTTCGCGCGCATGGGTGGCGCCGCTCAATTCCAATGGCAACATGACATTTTCGACCGCCGTCAAATGCGCCAGCAACTGGAACGACTGGAACACGAAGCCCAGCTTTTCCTTGCGCAGCGCGGCGCGGCCATCCTCGTCGAGCGCGTAGATGTCCACGCCATCGAGCACCACCTTGCCCGAGCTCGGGGTGTCCAGGCCGGCCAGCA is part of the Oxalobacteraceae bacterium OTU3CAMAD1 genome and encodes:
- a CDS encoding ABC transporter ATP-binding protein, with amino-acid sequence MPDFPKASSNFVPDGSGGGGYNTANTATAVGPVSRLDSPAIAVSGLAKRVADASGELTILHEVDFTVQKAETLAIVGASGSGKSTLLGLLAGLDTPSSGKVVLDGVDIYALDEDGRAALRKEKLGFVFQSFQLLAHLTAVENVMLPLELSGATHAREKAEAMLDRVGLGSRLKHYPKYLSGGEQQRVALARAFVTEPPLLFADEPTGSLDAATGESVIKLMFELNRQHGSTLVLVTHDQSMAARCGRTITIAAGRLV